A section of the Cololabis saira isolate AMF1-May2022 chromosome 6, fColSai1.1, whole genome shotgun sequence genome encodes:
- the LOC133446143 gene encoding FAST kinase domain-containing protein 3, mitochondrial-like isoform X1 yields the protein MTMKSLVCISASFRAVCQHASSCFPVNRGLSVCTSAGRCTNVDFASRAVMAQQPCVTDVRCFQTPRTRSRMMAMRAAPVPSPVPVPAGNRDDEVTENHPGPGITHTTPVKTAQHFSPYVRHVDAQSHAAALVNIHSLFEEDVITKLCSKLADFSSNDRAEGLSALLGACVEFGLEAHSPPVLLLVQESLQLLSSRTVGVLQLCRLGKLACALEGRRCPMVAEVINSISTAVEENDVSSCDAAEIYSLMTVLYEPSSQQQTLMLAALHRHTQRLVHQLKAYQVCDILQSLVTLQQRQAIPLVLRLSHRASRVFKDFSDAEIMKVLSALMVLGQHDEALLAAMEKHLPERMGKCESELITIVMEYCLQVRCRSEPIFETVAENFVCSAEKYTTLQIAKQVVTMGRLNYLPQCSGQMFKKLESILSARFSQFQPRRLLDMLHACIHLQRFPVNYINKIFSPYFLQKLQAQGEPMDKNTLRQLTQLHLSTSLECTYYWGPRLPFFQHMKQFSSRDHAFETPMDNLFYKQVKRPLAQLLGGEFYSTRIFSSVGYTVDVEIYLDENGFILPLSQWEQTYKRIALCLDGRNRFCSNTQHLLGKEATKTRHLRRAGYEVVQIPYFEFEKLRTQEEQVQYLQSKIFPAISKFRYSQTTH from the exons ATGACAATGAAGTCCCTGGTTTGTATCTCTGCGTCTTTCAGAGCAGTGTGTCAGCACGCCTCATCTTGTTTTCCTGTGAACCGCGGCCTTAGTGTCTGCACTTCAGCAGGAAGATGCACGAACGTGGATTTTGCCAGCAGAGCTGTAATGGCACAACAACCGTGCGTAACCGATGTGCGCTGTTTCCAAACCCCCCGGACGCGCAGCAGGATGATGGCGATGCGCGCAGCTCCTGTCCCCAGCCCGGTGCCGGTCCCTGCAGGGAACAGAGATGATGAAGTGACCGAAAACCACCCCGGACCCGGGATCACACACACAACGCCAGTGAAAACAGCCCAACACTTCTCTCCATACGTCCGACATGTGGACGCGCAGAGCCACGCAGCCGCTTTGGTGAATATCCACTCTCTCTTTGAGGAGGATGTCATTACTAAGTTGTGCTCCAAGCTGGCAGACTTTTCCAGCAATGACAGAGCAGAGGGGCTGTCAGCTTTACTTGGAGCGTGTGTTGAGTTTGGCCTGGAGGCCCACAGTCCCCCAGTCCTCCTGCTGGTGCAGGAGAGCCTGCAGCTGCTCTCCAGCAGGACCGTCGGGGTGCTGCAGCTCTGCCGCCTGGGTAAGCTGGCCTGCGCTCTGGAAGGCCGCCGGTGCCCCATGGTAGCAGAGGTCATCAACTCCATCAGCACTGCTGTGGAGGAGAACGACGTCTCCTCCTGTGATGCTGCAGAGATCTACTCCCTCATGACTGTGTTGTATGAGCCATCCAGCCAGCAGCAGACACTCATGCTTGCTGCTTTGCACAGACACACTCAAAGGCTGGTCCACCAGCTGAAAGCCTACCAAGTCTGTGATATCCTGCAATCCCTGGTAACGTTGCAGCAAAGACAG GCCATCCCCTTGGTCCTGAGGCTGAGTCACCGAGCATCTCGGGTTTTTAAagatttcagtgatgctgaaatAATGAAGGTACTGTCTGCGCTAATGGTTCTGGGACAGCACGATGAAGCACTCCTGGCTGCTATGGAAAAACACCTGCCAG AGAGGATGGGAAAGTGTGAGTCAGAGCTGATCACCATTGTCATGGAGTACTGTCTGCAAGTAAGGTGCCGTTCTGAGCCGATCTTTGAGACTGTGGCAGAGAACTTTGTCTGCAGCGCTGAGAAATACACCACCCTTCAGATAGCCAAACAGGTGGTTACGATGGGGAGGCTCAACTACCTGCCACAG TGCTCTGGTCAGATGTTCAAAAAGCTGGAGAGCATTTTGTCAGCAAGGTTTTCCCAGTTCCAGCCTCGCAGACTATTAGATATGTTGCACGCCTGCATCCACCTACAACGATTCCCGGTGAACTACATCAACAAAATCTTCAGCCCCTACTTCCTACAGAAGTTGCAAG CACAGGGAGAGCCAATGGACAAGAATACACTGAGACAGCTGACACAGCTCCATCTCTCCACCTCATTGGAGTGCACATACTACTGG GGTCCCAGACTGCCTTTCTTCCAGCATATGAAGCAGTTTTCTTCTAGAGACCACGCCTTTGAGACGCCTATGGATAATCTATTCTACAAACAGGTCAAACGTCCACTTGCACAGCTGCTGGGCGGGGAGTTCTACTCCACCAGAATCTTTAGTTCTGTTGGATACACTGTGG ATGTGGAGATATATCTGGATGAAAATGGATTTATTCTGCCTCTGTCTCAGTGGGAACAAACTTACAAAAG AATTGCACTATGTTTGGATGGTCGAAACCGCTTCTGCAGCAACACACAACACCTACTGGGAAAGGAAGCCACAAAGACGAGACACCTCCgcagggcgggatatgaggtggTGCAG ATCCCTTACTTTGAATTTGAGAAGCTGAGAACGCAAGAGGAACAGGTG
- the LOC133446143 gene encoding FAST kinase domain-containing protein 3, mitochondrial-like isoform X2: MAQQPCVTDVRCFQTPRTRSRMMAMRAAPVPSPVPVPAGNRDDEVTENHPGPGITHTTPVKTAQHFSPYVRHVDAQSHAAALVNIHSLFEEDVITKLCSKLADFSSNDRAEGLSALLGACVEFGLEAHSPPVLLLVQESLQLLSSRTVGVLQLCRLGKLACALEGRRCPMVAEVINSISTAVEENDVSSCDAAEIYSLMTVLYEPSSQQQTLMLAALHRHTQRLVHQLKAYQVCDILQSLVTLQQRQAIPLVLRLSHRASRVFKDFSDAEIMKVLSALMVLGQHDEALLAAMEKHLPERMGKCESELITIVMEYCLQVRCRSEPIFETVAENFVCSAEKYTTLQIAKQVVTMGRLNYLPQCSGQMFKKLESILSARFSQFQPRRLLDMLHACIHLQRFPVNYINKIFSPYFLQKLQAQGEPMDKNTLRQLTQLHLSTSLECTYYWGPRLPFFQHMKQFSSRDHAFETPMDNLFYKQVKRPLAQLLGGEFYSTRIFSSVGYTVDVEIYLDENGFILPLSQWEQTYKRIALCLDGRNRFCSNTQHLLGKEATKTRHLRRAGYEVVQIPYFEFEKLRTQEEQVQYLQSKIFPAISKFRYSQTTH; this comes from the exons ATGGCACAACAACCGTGCGTAACCGATGTGCGCTGTTTCCAAACCCCCCGGACGCGCAGCAGGATGATGGCGATGCGCGCAGCTCCTGTCCCCAGCCCGGTGCCGGTCCCTGCAGGGAACAGAGATGATGAAGTGACCGAAAACCACCCCGGACCCGGGATCACACACACAACGCCAGTGAAAACAGCCCAACACTTCTCTCCATACGTCCGACATGTGGACGCGCAGAGCCACGCAGCCGCTTTGGTGAATATCCACTCTCTCTTTGAGGAGGATGTCATTACTAAGTTGTGCTCCAAGCTGGCAGACTTTTCCAGCAATGACAGAGCAGAGGGGCTGTCAGCTTTACTTGGAGCGTGTGTTGAGTTTGGCCTGGAGGCCCACAGTCCCCCAGTCCTCCTGCTGGTGCAGGAGAGCCTGCAGCTGCTCTCCAGCAGGACCGTCGGGGTGCTGCAGCTCTGCCGCCTGGGTAAGCTGGCCTGCGCTCTGGAAGGCCGCCGGTGCCCCATGGTAGCAGAGGTCATCAACTCCATCAGCACTGCTGTGGAGGAGAACGACGTCTCCTCCTGTGATGCTGCAGAGATCTACTCCCTCATGACTGTGTTGTATGAGCCATCCAGCCAGCAGCAGACACTCATGCTTGCTGCTTTGCACAGACACACTCAAAGGCTGGTCCACCAGCTGAAAGCCTACCAAGTCTGTGATATCCTGCAATCCCTGGTAACGTTGCAGCAAAGACAG GCCATCCCCTTGGTCCTGAGGCTGAGTCACCGAGCATCTCGGGTTTTTAAagatttcagtgatgctgaaatAATGAAGGTACTGTCTGCGCTAATGGTTCTGGGACAGCACGATGAAGCACTCCTGGCTGCTATGGAAAAACACCTGCCAG AGAGGATGGGAAAGTGTGAGTCAGAGCTGATCACCATTGTCATGGAGTACTGTCTGCAAGTAAGGTGCCGTTCTGAGCCGATCTTTGAGACTGTGGCAGAGAACTTTGTCTGCAGCGCTGAGAAATACACCACCCTTCAGATAGCCAAACAGGTGGTTACGATGGGGAGGCTCAACTACCTGCCACAG TGCTCTGGTCAGATGTTCAAAAAGCTGGAGAGCATTTTGTCAGCAAGGTTTTCCCAGTTCCAGCCTCGCAGACTATTAGATATGTTGCACGCCTGCATCCACCTACAACGATTCCCGGTGAACTACATCAACAAAATCTTCAGCCCCTACTTCCTACAGAAGTTGCAAG CACAGGGAGAGCCAATGGACAAGAATACACTGAGACAGCTGACACAGCTCCATCTCTCCACCTCATTGGAGTGCACATACTACTGG GGTCCCAGACTGCCTTTCTTCCAGCATATGAAGCAGTTTTCTTCTAGAGACCACGCCTTTGAGACGCCTATGGATAATCTATTCTACAAACAGGTCAAACGTCCACTTGCACAGCTGCTGGGCGGGGAGTTCTACTCCACCAGAATCTTTAGTTCTGTTGGATACACTGTGG ATGTGGAGATATATCTGGATGAAAATGGATTTATTCTGCCTCTGTCTCAGTGGGAACAAACTTACAAAAG AATTGCACTATGTTTGGATGGTCGAAACCGCTTCTGCAGCAACACACAACACCTACTGGGAAAGGAAGCCACAAAGACGAGACACCTCCgcagggcgggatatgaggtggTGCAG ATCCCTTACTTTGAATTTGAGAAGCTGAGAACGCAAGAGGAACAGGTG